In a single window of the Raphanus sativus cultivar WK10039 chromosome 9, ASM80110v3, whole genome shotgun sequence genome:
- the LOC108828365 gene encoding uncharacterized protein LOC108828365 isoform X3 produces MASTSRPNHIEEDDDDMEEEVQHFDDFTLASSWERFISDIEATCRQWLADGPKNLVEKGAVAIEDSKSLFKVKYDLKNVTKSYCMEFYFQIDDNGTGSQQEGIGNWNSSSHDLQLCFGVKDFLLIAPQSASGVLLDTPESSKLLSSVAIALSNCASLWPAFVPVHDPSRNAYIGIQNMGTVFTRRFEADRIGSQVPVKLMHLEGLYELFVSKFVYSGVDFSMHTFKVHFMMRLTYETFTSDEDDENSDMDEFMGDKADTAEHHGSESRNKVHWDDDCPWSEWYSAEDPLRGFELVVTWADRTVENTLEMAELENASPHEAEKWILHPVLSPYLGEPSHGKRIDFSSQLLCLVEALDTSFTAQFMEDFVSVENSSTESLKTSVVIPPPTVLDRVIKDLFHEGSKLPNFTKGEHMLSRALKAAPLESLFTQFCLHSLWFGNCNIRATAFLWVEFVREVRWCWEESQPLPKIPIDGSIDLSTCLIHQKLHLLAICIEKNREMNEEFLDCVGSDDSSDASVSVEENHKVDKRINRSSKADLQRKRDSSVTEDTSNQLKFERNAESKKSVNQIRTDAFRRGSAGPVGTMMLLKSHQPLHAPFTQDPPLMTEDMHEERLQAVEAFGDSLNVPGQLEKDILLSDMSAFKAANPDAVFEDFIRWHSPGDWETTEPEAAEASVGSSTEGSKDKWPPHGRLSKRMSDQGNLWRKSWKDAPALQADDQKPLLDPNREGEKILHYLETVRPHQLLEQMVCTAFRGAADTLNQTNFGDMRQMTSKLEQLYLIIKSTLGVLQHIRMQATMFQTENRPLKT; encoded by the exons ATGGCTTCAACGAGCAGACCGAATCATatcgaagaagatgatgatgatatggaAGAAGAG GTGCAACATTTCGATGATTTTACTCTTGCTTCTTCCTGGGAaag GTTCATCTCAGATATCGAAGCAACTTGTCGCCAGTGGCTAGCCGATGGTCCCAAAAACCTGGTG GAAAAGGGAGCCGTTGCAATTGAAGATTCGAAGAGTCTGTTTAAGGTCAAATACGACCTGAAAAATGTCACAAAGAGCTACTGTATGGAGTTCTACTTCCAAATTGACGATAATGGTACTGGTAGCCAACAAG AGGGAATTGGCAATTGGAACAGTAGTTCACATGATCTCCAACTTTGCTTTGGGGTGAAGGATTTTCTG TTGATTGCTCCACAAAGTGCCAGTGGGGTGCTTCTTGATACACCAGAGTCCAGCAAGCTTCTCAGTTCGGTTGCTATTGCTTTGTCTAACTGTGCCAG CTTGTGGCCAGCCTTCGTCCCTGTGCATGACCCTTCCCGGAACGCATATATTGGAATCCAGAATATGGGCACTGTTTTTACTAGAAGATTTGAAGCAGATCGCATTGGTAGTCAAGTCCCTGTGAAACTCATGCACCTAGAAGGACTATATGAGTTGTTTGTTTCTAAGTTT GTTTATTCTGGAGTGGACTTCTCAATGCATACTTTCAAAGTTCATTTTATGATGAGGCTAACATACGAAACCTTCACATCTGACGAGGATGATGAGAACAGTGATATGGATGAATTTATGGGTGACAAAGCTGACACTGCAGAACACCATGGCTCTGAGTCACGCAACAAGGTGCACTGGGATGATGATTGTCCTTGGAGTGAGTGGTACTCTGCTGAAGATCCACTTAGAG GATTTGAATTGGTGGTCACATGGGCTGACAGGACTGTAGAAAATACACTTGAGATGGCTGAACTTGAAAATGCTTCACCTCATGAAGCTGAGAAGTGGATTTTACATCCAGTCCTCTCACCATATCT GGGGGAGCCTTCACATGGGAAAAGAATTGATTTTTCTTCCCAGCTACTTTGCTTGGTTGAAGCATTGGATACGTCTTTCACAGCTCAGTTTATGGAGGATTTCGTGTCAG TGGAAAACTCAAGCACTGAAAGTTTGAAGACCTCAGTGGTCATACCTCCTCCAACAGTTCTTGATCGGGTGATTAAAGATCTTTTTCATGAGG GATCTAAACTCCCAAATTTTACTAAAGGCGAACACATGCTTTCTCGAGCTCTTAAGGCTGCACCGCTCGAATCTCTCTTTACACAATTTTGTTTGCATTCTCTATGGTTTGGCAACTGCAATATTCGTG CCACTGCTTTTCTCTGGGTAGAGTTTGTCCGTGAAGTTCGTTGGTGTTGGGAAGAATCACAGCCGTTGCCAAAAATACCGATCGACGGTTCTATTGATTTATCCACTTGTTTGATCCACCAGAAGTTGCATCTG CTTGCaatttgcattgaaaaaaaTCGTGAAATGAACGAAGAGTTCTTAGACTGTGTAGGAAGTGACGATAGTTCAGACGCTTCTGTTTCTGTGGAG GAAAATCACAAGGTCGACAAGAGAATAAATAGATCCTCAAAAGCAGACCTGCAGAGGAAACGTGACAG CTCAGTTACAGAAGATACATCTAATCAACTCAAATTTGAGAGGAATGCTGAAAGCAAAAAATCTGTGAACCAAATCCGAACAGATGCCTTCAGGAGGGGTTCAGCTGGACCAGTGGGGACCATGATGCTCCTGAAGTCACATCAGCCACTCCATGCCCCATTTACCCAG GATCCACCTCTTATGACTGAGGACATGCACGAAGAGAGACTCCAGGCTGTGGAGGCGTTTGGTGATTCCCTT AACGTTCCTGGCCAGTTGGAGAAGGACATCTTACTATCTG ACATGTCAGCATTCAAAGCAGCAAACCCAGATGCTGTGTTCGAGGACTTTATCAGATGGCATTCACCTGGAGATTGGGAGACCACTGAGCCTGAAGCTGCTGAAGCATCGGTAGGCTCCAGCACTGAAGGCTCAAAGGATAAATGGCCTCCTCATGGTCGCCTTTCTAAACGGATGTCTGATCAAGGAAACCTCTGGAGGAAAAGTTGGAAGGATGCACCCGCTTTGCAAGCCGATGACCAAAAGCCCCTCTTAGACCCAAATCGAGAGGGAGAAAAG ATTCTTCATTACCTGGAAACAGTGCGGCCTCATCAGCTCCTCGAGCAAATGGTCTGCACAGCCTTCAGAGGAGCAGCCGACACTCTTAACCAGACAAACTTCGGGGACATGAGACAAATGACCTCTAAACTGGAGCAACTCTACCTCATCATCAAATCTACTTTGGGAGTTCTTCAAC ATATCCGGATGCAGGCAACCATGTTCCAGACAGAGAACAGACCGTTAAAGACCTGA
- the LOC108828365 gene encoding uncharacterized protein LOC108828365 isoform X1, whose translation MASTSRPNHIEEDDDDMEEEVQHFDDFTLASSWERFISDIEATCRQWLADGPKNLVEKGAVAIEDSKSLFKVKYDLKNVTKSYCMEFYFQIDDNGTGSQQEGIGNWNSSSHDLQLCFGVKDFLLIAPQSASGVLLDTPESSKLLSSVAIALSNCASLWPAFVPVHDPSRNAYIGIQNMGTVFTRRFEADRIGSQVPVKLMHLEGLYELFVSKFVYSGVDFSMHTFKVHFMMRLTYETFTSDEDDENSDMDEFMGDKADTAEHHGSESRNKVHWDDDCPWSEWYSAEDPLRGFELVVTWADRTVENTLEMAELENASPHEAEKWILHPVLSPYLGEPSHGKRIDFSSQLLCLVEALDTSFTAQFMEDFVSVENSSTESLKTSVVIPPPTVLDRVIKDLFHEGSKLPNFTKGEHMLSRALKAAPLESLFTQFCLHSLWFGNCNIRATAFLWVEFVREVRWCWEESQPLPKIPIDGSIDLSTCLIHQKLHLLAICIEKNREMNEEFLDCVGSDDSSDASVSVEENHKVDKRINRSSKADLQRKRDSSVTEDTSNQLKFERNAESKKSVNQIRTDAFRRGSAGPVGTMMLLKSHQPLHAPFTQDPPLMTEDMHEERLQAVEAFGDSLNVPGQLEKDILLSDMSAFKAANPDAVFEDFIRWHSPGDWETTEPEAAEASVGSSTEGSKDKWPPHGRLSKRMSDQGNLWRKSWKDAPALQADDQKPLLDPNREGEKILHYLETVRPHQLLEQMVCTAFRGAADTLNQTNFGDMRQMTSKLEQLYLIIKSTLGVLQRNHVPDREQTVKDLRRLCVAFEHVEKLVTVAASLHRKFLDASRLAQVVFSDFYGNYVPMMGINPNEEENKSRTQEMQVGRQEVSLRERQVVSNLFSPPSANQSWRKVLSMGNLLNGHEPILREIIFSTGDDVNNGIHYAAAADVAASSDRRGEEIETHRMYVSGTSNDLRVALSVTSCD comes from the exons ATGGCTTCAACGAGCAGACCGAATCATatcgaagaagatgatgatgatatggaAGAAGAG GTGCAACATTTCGATGATTTTACTCTTGCTTCTTCCTGGGAaag GTTCATCTCAGATATCGAAGCAACTTGTCGCCAGTGGCTAGCCGATGGTCCCAAAAACCTGGTG GAAAAGGGAGCCGTTGCAATTGAAGATTCGAAGAGTCTGTTTAAGGTCAAATACGACCTGAAAAATGTCACAAAGAGCTACTGTATGGAGTTCTACTTCCAAATTGACGATAATGGTACTGGTAGCCAACAAG AGGGAATTGGCAATTGGAACAGTAGTTCACATGATCTCCAACTTTGCTTTGGGGTGAAGGATTTTCTG TTGATTGCTCCACAAAGTGCCAGTGGGGTGCTTCTTGATACACCAGAGTCCAGCAAGCTTCTCAGTTCGGTTGCTATTGCTTTGTCTAACTGTGCCAG CTTGTGGCCAGCCTTCGTCCCTGTGCATGACCCTTCCCGGAACGCATATATTGGAATCCAGAATATGGGCACTGTTTTTACTAGAAGATTTGAAGCAGATCGCATTGGTAGTCAAGTCCCTGTGAAACTCATGCACCTAGAAGGACTATATGAGTTGTTTGTTTCTAAGTTT GTTTATTCTGGAGTGGACTTCTCAATGCATACTTTCAAAGTTCATTTTATGATGAGGCTAACATACGAAACCTTCACATCTGACGAGGATGATGAGAACAGTGATATGGATGAATTTATGGGTGACAAAGCTGACACTGCAGAACACCATGGCTCTGAGTCACGCAACAAGGTGCACTGGGATGATGATTGTCCTTGGAGTGAGTGGTACTCTGCTGAAGATCCACTTAGAG GATTTGAATTGGTGGTCACATGGGCTGACAGGACTGTAGAAAATACACTTGAGATGGCTGAACTTGAAAATGCTTCACCTCATGAAGCTGAGAAGTGGATTTTACATCCAGTCCTCTCACCATATCT GGGGGAGCCTTCACATGGGAAAAGAATTGATTTTTCTTCCCAGCTACTTTGCTTGGTTGAAGCATTGGATACGTCTTTCACAGCTCAGTTTATGGAGGATTTCGTGTCAG TGGAAAACTCAAGCACTGAAAGTTTGAAGACCTCAGTGGTCATACCTCCTCCAACAGTTCTTGATCGGGTGATTAAAGATCTTTTTCATGAGG GATCTAAACTCCCAAATTTTACTAAAGGCGAACACATGCTTTCTCGAGCTCTTAAGGCTGCACCGCTCGAATCTCTCTTTACACAATTTTGTTTGCATTCTCTATGGTTTGGCAACTGCAATATTCGTG CCACTGCTTTTCTCTGGGTAGAGTTTGTCCGTGAAGTTCGTTGGTGTTGGGAAGAATCACAGCCGTTGCCAAAAATACCGATCGACGGTTCTATTGATTTATCCACTTGTTTGATCCACCAGAAGTTGCATCTG CTTGCaatttgcattgaaaaaaaTCGTGAAATGAACGAAGAGTTCTTAGACTGTGTAGGAAGTGACGATAGTTCAGACGCTTCTGTTTCTGTGGAG GAAAATCACAAGGTCGACAAGAGAATAAATAGATCCTCAAAAGCAGACCTGCAGAGGAAACGTGACAG CTCAGTTACAGAAGATACATCTAATCAACTCAAATTTGAGAGGAATGCTGAAAGCAAAAAATCTGTGAACCAAATCCGAACAGATGCCTTCAGGAGGGGTTCAGCTGGACCAGTGGGGACCATGATGCTCCTGAAGTCACATCAGCCACTCCATGCCCCATTTACCCAG GATCCACCTCTTATGACTGAGGACATGCACGAAGAGAGACTCCAGGCTGTGGAGGCGTTTGGTGATTCCCTT AACGTTCCTGGCCAGTTGGAGAAGGACATCTTACTATCTG ACATGTCAGCATTCAAAGCAGCAAACCCAGATGCTGTGTTCGAGGACTTTATCAGATGGCATTCACCTGGAGATTGGGAGACCACTGAGCCTGAAGCTGCTGAAGCATCGGTAGGCTCCAGCACTGAAGGCTCAAAGGATAAATGGCCTCCTCATGGTCGCCTTTCTAAACGGATGTCTGATCAAGGAAACCTCTGGAGGAAAAGTTGGAAGGATGCACCCGCTTTGCAAGCCGATGACCAAAAGCCCCTCTTAGACCCAAATCGAGAGGGAGAAAAG ATTCTTCATTACCTGGAAACAGTGCGGCCTCATCAGCTCCTCGAGCAAATGGTCTGCACAGCCTTCAGAGGAGCAGCCGACACTCTTAACCAGACAAACTTCGGGGACATGAGACAAATGACCTCTAAACTGGAGCAACTCTACCTCATCATCAAATCTACTTTGGGAGTTCTTCAAC GCAACCATGTTCCAGACAGAGAACAGACCGTTAAAGACCTGAGACGTCTCTGCGTGGCATTTGAACACGTCGAGAAGTTGGTAACTGTCGCAGCATCTCTTCACAGAAAGTTCCTTGACGCATCACGCCTAGCTCAAGTTGTATTCAGTGACTTCTACGGCAATTATGTTCCAATGATGGGAATAAACCCAAATGAAGAAGAGAACAAAAGCAGGACG CAGGAGATGCAAGTAGGGAGACAGGAAGTGAGTTTGAGAGAGAGACAAGTGGTGTCGAATCTGTTCTCGCCACCATCGGCGAACCAGTCTTGGAGAAAAGTGTTGAGTATGGGGAATCTACTAAACGGACACGAACCCATTCTCAGGGAGATCATTTTCTCCACCGGAGATGACGTCAACAACGGAATCCATTATGCAGCCGCCGCTGACGTGGCGGCCAGCAGTGACCGAAGAGGGGAAGAAATCGAGACACATAGAATGTACGTCTCTGGAACATCTAACGATCTCCGAGTTGCACTCTCTGTCACTTCCTGCGAttga
- the LOC108828365 gene encoding uncharacterized protein LOC108828365 isoform X4 codes for MTLPGTHILESRIWALFLLEDLKQIALVYSGVDFSMHTFKVHFMMRLTYETFTSDEDDENSDMDEFMGDKADTAEHHGSESRNKVHWDDDCPWSEWYSAEDPLRGFELVVTWADRTVENTLEMAELENASPHEAEKWILHPVLSPYLGEPSHGKRIDFSSQLLCLVEALDTSFTAQFMEDFVSVENSSTESLKTSVVIPPPTVLDRVIKDLFHEGSKLPNFTKGEHMLSRALKAAPLESLFTQFCLHSLWFGNCNIRATAFLWVEFVREVRWCWEESQPLPKIPIDGSIDLSTCLIHQKLHLLAICIEKNREMNEEFLDCVGSDDSSDASVSVEENHKVDKRINRSSKADLQRKRDSSVTEDTSNQLKFERNAESKKSVNQIRTDAFRRGSAGPVGTMMLLKSHQPLHAPFTQDPPLMTEDMHEERLQAVEAFGDSLNVPGQLEKDILLSDMSAFKAANPDAVFEDFIRWHSPGDWETTEPEAAEASVGSSTEGSKDKWPPHGRLSKRMSDQGNLWRKSWKDAPALQADDQKPLLDPNREGEKILHYLETVRPHQLLEQMVCTAFRGAADTLNQTNFGDMRQMTSKLEQLYLIIKSTLGVLQRNHVPDREQTVKDLRRLCVAFEHVEKLVTVAASLHRKFLDASRLAQVVFSDFYGNYVPMMGINPNEEENKSRTQEMQVGRQEVSLRERQVVSNLFSPPSANQSWRKVLSMGNLLNGHEPILREIIFSTGDDVNNGIHYAAAADVAASSDRRGEEIETHRMYVSGTSNDLRVALSVTSCD; via the exons ATGACCCTTCCCGGAACGCATATATTGGAATCCAGAATATGGGCACTGTTTTTACTAGAAGATTTGAAGCAGATCGCATTG GTTTATTCTGGAGTGGACTTCTCAATGCATACTTTCAAAGTTCATTTTATGATGAGGCTAACATACGAAACCTTCACATCTGACGAGGATGATGAGAACAGTGATATGGATGAATTTATGGGTGACAAAGCTGACACTGCAGAACACCATGGCTCTGAGTCACGCAACAAGGTGCACTGGGATGATGATTGTCCTTGGAGTGAGTGGTACTCTGCTGAAGATCCACTTAGAG GATTTGAATTGGTGGTCACATGGGCTGACAGGACTGTAGAAAATACACTTGAGATGGCTGAACTTGAAAATGCTTCACCTCATGAAGCTGAGAAGTGGATTTTACATCCAGTCCTCTCACCATATCT GGGGGAGCCTTCACATGGGAAAAGAATTGATTTTTCTTCCCAGCTACTTTGCTTGGTTGAAGCATTGGATACGTCTTTCACAGCTCAGTTTATGGAGGATTTCGTGTCAG TGGAAAACTCAAGCACTGAAAGTTTGAAGACCTCAGTGGTCATACCTCCTCCAACAGTTCTTGATCGGGTGATTAAAGATCTTTTTCATGAGG GATCTAAACTCCCAAATTTTACTAAAGGCGAACACATGCTTTCTCGAGCTCTTAAGGCTGCACCGCTCGAATCTCTCTTTACACAATTTTGTTTGCATTCTCTATGGTTTGGCAACTGCAATATTCGTG CCACTGCTTTTCTCTGGGTAGAGTTTGTCCGTGAAGTTCGTTGGTGTTGGGAAGAATCACAGCCGTTGCCAAAAATACCGATCGACGGTTCTATTGATTTATCCACTTGTTTGATCCACCAGAAGTTGCATCTG CTTGCaatttgcattgaaaaaaaTCGTGAAATGAACGAAGAGTTCTTAGACTGTGTAGGAAGTGACGATAGTTCAGACGCTTCTGTTTCTGTGGAG GAAAATCACAAGGTCGACAAGAGAATAAATAGATCCTCAAAAGCAGACCTGCAGAGGAAACGTGACAG CTCAGTTACAGAAGATACATCTAATCAACTCAAATTTGAGAGGAATGCTGAAAGCAAAAAATCTGTGAACCAAATCCGAACAGATGCCTTCAGGAGGGGTTCAGCTGGACCAGTGGGGACCATGATGCTCCTGAAGTCACATCAGCCACTCCATGCCCCATTTACCCAG GATCCACCTCTTATGACTGAGGACATGCACGAAGAGAGACTCCAGGCTGTGGAGGCGTTTGGTGATTCCCTT AACGTTCCTGGCCAGTTGGAGAAGGACATCTTACTATCTG ACATGTCAGCATTCAAAGCAGCAAACCCAGATGCTGTGTTCGAGGACTTTATCAGATGGCATTCACCTGGAGATTGGGAGACCACTGAGCCTGAAGCTGCTGAAGCATCGGTAGGCTCCAGCACTGAAGGCTCAAAGGATAAATGGCCTCCTCATGGTCGCCTTTCTAAACGGATGTCTGATCAAGGAAACCTCTGGAGGAAAAGTTGGAAGGATGCACCCGCTTTGCAAGCCGATGACCAAAAGCCCCTCTTAGACCCAAATCGAGAGGGAGAAAAG ATTCTTCATTACCTGGAAACAGTGCGGCCTCATCAGCTCCTCGAGCAAATGGTCTGCACAGCCTTCAGAGGAGCAGCCGACACTCTTAACCAGACAAACTTCGGGGACATGAGACAAATGACCTCTAAACTGGAGCAACTCTACCTCATCATCAAATCTACTTTGGGAGTTCTTCAAC GCAACCATGTTCCAGACAGAGAACAGACCGTTAAAGACCTGAGACGTCTCTGCGTGGCATTTGAACACGTCGAGAAGTTGGTAACTGTCGCAGCATCTCTTCACAGAAAGTTCCTTGACGCATCACGCCTAGCTCAAGTTGTATTCAGTGACTTCTACGGCAATTATGTTCCAATGATGGGAATAAACCCAAATGAAGAAGAGAACAAAAGCAGGACG CAGGAGATGCAAGTAGGGAGACAGGAAGTGAGTTTGAGAGAGAGACAAGTGGTGTCGAATCTGTTCTCGCCACCATCGGCGAACCAGTCTTGGAGAAAAGTGTTGAGTATGGGGAATCTACTAAACGGACACGAACCCATTCTCAGGGAGATCATTTTCTCCACCGGAGATGACGTCAACAACGGAATCCATTATGCAGCCGCCGCTGACGTGGCGGCCAGCAGTGACCGAAGAGGGGAAGAAATCGAGACACATAGAATGTACGTCTCTGGAACATCTAACGATCTCCGAGTTGCACTCTCTGTCACTTCCTGCGAttga
- the LOC108828365 gene encoding uncharacterized protein LOC108828365 isoform X2, translating to MASTSRPNHIEEDDDDMEEEVQHFDDFTLASSWERFISDIEATCRQWLADGPKNLVEKGAVAIEDSKSLFKVKYDLKNVTKSYCMEFYFQIDDNGTGSQQEGIGNWNSSSHDLQLCFGVKDFLLIAPQSASGVLLDTPESSKLLSSVAIALSNCASLWPAFVPVHDPSRNAYIGIQNMGTVFTRRFEADRIGSQVPVKLMHLEGLYELFVSKFVYSGVDFSMHTFKVHFMMRLTYETFTSDEDDENSDMDEFMGDKADTAEHHGSESRNKVHWDDDCPWSEWYSAEDPLRGFELVVTWADRTVENTLEMAELENASPHEAEKWILHPVLSPYLGEPSHGKRIDFSSQLLCLVEALDTSFTAQFMEDFVSVENSSTESLKTSVVIPPPTVLDRVIKDLFHEGSKLPNFTKGEHMLSRALKAAPLESLFTQFCLHSLWFGNCNIRATAFLWVEFVREVRWCWEESQPLPKIPIDGSIDLSTCLIHQKLHLLAICIEKNREMNEEFLDCVGSDDSSDASVSVEENHKVDKRINRSSKADLQRKRDSSVTEDTSNQLKFERNAESKKSVNQIRTDAFRRGSAGPVGTMMLLKSHQPLHAPFTQDPPLMTEDMHEERLQAVEAFGDSLNVPGQLEKDILLSDMSAFKAANPDAVFEDFIRWHSPGDWETTEPEAAEASVGSSTEGSKDKWPPHGRLSKRMSDQGNLWRKSWKDAPALQADDQKPLLDPNREGEKILHYLETVRPHQLLEQMVCTAFRGAADTLNQTNFGDMRQMTSKLEQLYLIIKSTLGVLQRNHVPDREQTVKDLRRLCVAFEHVEKLVTVAASLHRKFLDASRLAQVVFSDFYGNYVPMMGINPNEEENKSRTEMQVGRQEVSLRERQVVSNLFSPPSANQSWRKVLSMGNLLNGHEPILREIIFSTGDDVNNGIHYAAAADVAASSDRRGEEIETHRMYVSGTSNDLRVALSVTSCD from the exons ATGGCTTCAACGAGCAGACCGAATCATatcgaagaagatgatgatgatatggaAGAAGAG GTGCAACATTTCGATGATTTTACTCTTGCTTCTTCCTGGGAaag GTTCATCTCAGATATCGAAGCAACTTGTCGCCAGTGGCTAGCCGATGGTCCCAAAAACCTGGTG GAAAAGGGAGCCGTTGCAATTGAAGATTCGAAGAGTCTGTTTAAGGTCAAATACGACCTGAAAAATGTCACAAAGAGCTACTGTATGGAGTTCTACTTCCAAATTGACGATAATGGTACTGGTAGCCAACAAG AGGGAATTGGCAATTGGAACAGTAGTTCACATGATCTCCAACTTTGCTTTGGGGTGAAGGATTTTCTG TTGATTGCTCCACAAAGTGCCAGTGGGGTGCTTCTTGATACACCAGAGTCCAGCAAGCTTCTCAGTTCGGTTGCTATTGCTTTGTCTAACTGTGCCAG CTTGTGGCCAGCCTTCGTCCCTGTGCATGACCCTTCCCGGAACGCATATATTGGAATCCAGAATATGGGCACTGTTTTTACTAGAAGATTTGAAGCAGATCGCATTGGTAGTCAAGTCCCTGTGAAACTCATGCACCTAGAAGGACTATATGAGTTGTTTGTTTCTAAGTTT GTTTATTCTGGAGTGGACTTCTCAATGCATACTTTCAAAGTTCATTTTATGATGAGGCTAACATACGAAACCTTCACATCTGACGAGGATGATGAGAACAGTGATATGGATGAATTTATGGGTGACAAAGCTGACACTGCAGAACACCATGGCTCTGAGTCACGCAACAAGGTGCACTGGGATGATGATTGTCCTTGGAGTGAGTGGTACTCTGCTGAAGATCCACTTAGAG GATTTGAATTGGTGGTCACATGGGCTGACAGGACTGTAGAAAATACACTTGAGATGGCTGAACTTGAAAATGCTTCACCTCATGAAGCTGAGAAGTGGATTTTACATCCAGTCCTCTCACCATATCT GGGGGAGCCTTCACATGGGAAAAGAATTGATTTTTCTTCCCAGCTACTTTGCTTGGTTGAAGCATTGGATACGTCTTTCACAGCTCAGTTTATGGAGGATTTCGTGTCAG TGGAAAACTCAAGCACTGAAAGTTTGAAGACCTCAGTGGTCATACCTCCTCCAACAGTTCTTGATCGGGTGATTAAAGATCTTTTTCATGAGG GATCTAAACTCCCAAATTTTACTAAAGGCGAACACATGCTTTCTCGAGCTCTTAAGGCTGCACCGCTCGAATCTCTCTTTACACAATTTTGTTTGCATTCTCTATGGTTTGGCAACTGCAATATTCGTG CCACTGCTTTTCTCTGGGTAGAGTTTGTCCGTGAAGTTCGTTGGTGTTGGGAAGAATCACAGCCGTTGCCAAAAATACCGATCGACGGTTCTATTGATTTATCCACTTGTTTGATCCACCAGAAGTTGCATCTG CTTGCaatttgcattgaaaaaaaTCGTGAAATGAACGAAGAGTTCTTAGACTGTGTAGGAAGTGACGATAGTTCAGACGCTTCTGTTTCTGTGGAG GAAAATCACAAGGTCGACAAGAGAATAAATAGATCCTCAAAAGCAGACCTGCAGAGGAAACGTGACAG CTCAGTTACAGAAGATACATCTAATCAACTCAAATTTGAGAGGAATGCTGAAAGCAAAAAATCTGTGAACCAAATCCGAACAGATGCCTTCAGGAGGGGTTCAGCTGGACCAGTGGGGACCATGATGCTCCTGAAGTCACATCAGCCACTCCATGCCCCATTTACCCAG GATCCACCTCTTATGACTGAGGACATGCACGAAGAGAGACTCCAGGCTGTGGAGGCGTTTGGTGATTCCCTT AACGTTCCTGGCCAGTTGGAGAAGGACATCTTACTATCTG ACATGTCAGCATTCAAAGCAGCAAACCCAGATGCTGTGTTCGAGGACTTTATCAGATGGCATTCACCTGGAGATTGGGAGACCACTGAGCCTGAAGCTGCTGAAGCATCGGTAGGCTCCAGCACTGAAGGCTCAAAGGATAAATGGCCTCCTCATGGTCGCCTTTCTAAACGGATGTCTGATCAAGGAAACCTCTGGAGGAAAAGTTGGAAGGATGCACCCGCTTTGCAAGCCGATGACCAAAAGCCCCTCTTAGACCCAAATCGAGAGGGAGAAAAG ATTCTTCATTACCTGGAAACAGTGCGGCCTCATCAGCTCCTCGAGCAAATGGTCTGCACAGCCTTCAGAGGAGCAGCCGACACTCTTAACCAGACAAACTTCGGGGACATGAGACAAATGACCTCTAAACTGGAGCAACTCTACCTCATCATCAAATCTACTTTGGGAGTTCTTCAAC GCAACCATGTTCCAGACAGAGAACAGACCGTTAAAGACCTGAGACGTCTCTGCGTGGCATTTGAACACGTCGAGAAGTTGGTAACTGTCGCAGCATCTCTTCACAGAAAGTTCCTTGACGCATCACGCCTAGCTCAAGTTGTATTCAGTGACTTCTACGGCAATTATGTTCCAATGATGGGAATAAACCCAAATGAAGAAGAGAACAAAAGCAGGACG GAGATGCAAGTAGGGAGACAGGAAGTGAGTTTGAGAGAGAGACAAGTGGTGTCGAATCTGTTCTCGCCACCATCGGCGAACCAGTCTTGGAGAAAAGTGTTGAGTATGGGGAATCTACTAAACGGACACGAACCCATTCTCAGGGAGATCATTTTCTCCACCGGAGATGACGTCAACAACGGAATCCATTATGCAGCCGCCGCTGACGTGGCGGCCAGCAGTGACCGAAGAGGGGAAGAAATCGAGACACATAGAATGTACGTCTCTGGAACATCTAACGATCTCCGAGTTGCACTCTCTGTCACTTCCTGCGAttga